The sequence below is a genomic window from Flavobacterium lipolyticum.
GAGAGGTTTCTCAACAAGATTTGATGCCGGACTGGATATGCGGATGAGTCAGAAAAATGATTTAAATGCTTATCGGGTGGTTAACGAATATGAAGAACAGGATTTACGTCGTGTTTTTTTTGATTATGGGGAGTTGAAGAACGCGCCGGTTTTAGCAAGAACAATTGTAGAAGCAAGACAAGGCTATCCAATCAAAACGACAGATGAACTGAAAGAAGTTCTGAAGAAATATCTGCCGGAAAAAGTTCGAAACAAAATACTGGCTCAGATTTACCAAGCGATTCGAATCGAGGTGAATCAGGAAATGGATGTTCTAAAAGAGTTTATTGAGCAGTCTTTGGAAATTTTAAAACCAGGCGGAAGATTCTCTGTTATCTCTTATCATTCTTTGGAAGACAGACTGGTAAAAAGATTCATCAAAAACGGAATGTTTGAAGGAGAACCAGAAAGAGACTTTTACGGAAACTTTTCAGTTCCGTTTAAAACGATAGGAAAACTGATTGTTCCGGATGAGGCTGAGATTAAAATCAACAACAGAGCAAGAAGTGCTAAATTAAGAATTGCTGAGAAGATATAGTTTGTGAGATGTTGGTTGTGAAATGTGAGTTTGACCATAAGCAGTTAAACGGTTGAACGATTCAACAATTAAACAGATTAGTATAATATATAGGTAGAAAAGATGAAAAGTGGTGTATTTGATATATTAAAGGCAAGGTTTCTGATCAACGATGATGCAGTAAAAAACTGGCGTTTCATTGTTTTTATTATTCTGCTTGCCATTTTGATGATCGCCAATACACAGCGTTACGAACAGAAGGTTTTTGAAATCGCAAAACTGAACAATGAAGTCAAAGAATTGCGATCTGAATTTGTAGACCGCCGTTCAGAGTTAATGAAGTTAAAAATGGAATCGACGATATCGGATAAAATGCTGGAGAAGAAAATTTTTCCATCCACAGTTCCTCCGATTAAAATAGAAGTAAAAAAAGAAGAAGAAAAAAGTTTCTTTAAAAGAATATGGCAGTAGAAGATAAACATATATCCTAC
It includes:
- the rsmH gene encoding 16S rRNA (cytosine(1402)-N(4))-methyltransferase RsmH; the encoded protein is MTTTMEYHNPVLLHPTVDGLDIKPDGIYVDVTFGGGGHSKEILRRLGPNGKLFAFDQDEDALANALPDERFTLINENFRFIKRFLRFHGVKGVDGILADLGVSSHQFDVPERGFSTRFDAGLDMRMSQKNDLNAYRVVNEYEEQDLRRVFFDYGELKNAPVLARTIVEARQGYPIKTTDELKEVLKKYLPEKVRNKILAQIYQAIRIEVNQEMDVLKEFIEQSLEILKPGGRFSVISYHSLEDRLVKRFIKNGMFEGEPERDFYGNFSVPFKTIGKLIVPDEAEIKINNRARSAKLRIAEKI
- a CDS encoding FtsL-like putative cell division protein, encoding MKSGVFDILKARFLINDDAVKNWRFIVFIILLAILMIANTQRYEQKVFEIAKLNNEVKELRSEFVDRRSELMKLKMESTISDKMLEKKIFPSTVPPIKIEVKKEEEKSFFKRIWQ